The genomic window tcttaaatatcTGGGAAGTCACATTTCTTGGTGCTCCAAGAAGCAACTAGTTGTTGTGTTGTCCACTTGTGAAGCTGAATACATTGCAGGtgctttgtgtgtgtgtgtgtcaagcTGTGTGGTTACTGAATTTGTTGCAGGATCTGAAGATCAAGGTGAAGAGGTCTGTGAAGTTGATGATTGACAACAAATCAGTTATAAGTCTTGCTAAGAACCCAATGCTGCAtgggagaagcaagcatattgacaCGAAGTTTTACTTTCTGAGGAATCAAGTCCAAAATAGAGTGCTAGAAGTTGTTCACTGTAACACCCAGAAATAACTTGCAGATGTTTTGACGAAAGCTATCAAGATTGAACACTTTATCCATTTGAGGGATGAAATTGGTGTTGTAAATTtttgaatatgaattaagggatgatgttagaagtaatTCATATCCAGAAGCATTGTTAGTCAAAAGCAGAAGTTTCTGAAGTGAATGTTCCAAAAGTGGTGTTTAGCTTCTGGAGTTTAGTTTGTTTGTTAGCTTAGCTACTAAGCATACTAAGCAAAAGTGGTGTTTAGCTTCCGGAGTTTAGTTTGTTTGTTTGTCTTtataattgattctacttgaaaataaaatttataattttttaatttaaacatgTATTCAACTCAATTTTTTACAATATTACTCAAATATAAATTACTTTAAACTCAACTCACTTTGAACTAAAATAAATTTTACGGAATTAATACATttataatcaatttttttcacgATATTTATCACGCATACACTCAAATCCTCTATCAAAATTACTCGCTCATTGTTACCGGAAATTAAGTAATTGAGCTTAAACCATAAAACTAGCACACTTTTTATCATTATTGTTATTGAACACTCGAGATGAACAATGTGAACAGATAATATCAGTAAAACACTTTCCATAGCTTGACAAATAATGCAACTTAATTCCAAAAATAGAATAACCTTCCATGCTGAACGAGACATTGAGTCATTAGATAGATGATTCTTCGAAGCTTTGTATCCAAACCAGAAGGCATAAAGCCACACAGTGAAAGTTGACAAGTCACGTGTGACATATCCTATTCACTCATCAATGGAATTTTCGGTTGATTTTATTACTTTGATACAAAGTTTATGACTTGTTTGGCTTGATAtagatatttttattaattagttaATCAAACCATAACACTTTCTCATATTTATTGCAGGCAATACTCTTACATGATAGAATCCATAGGAGTTTGTTTACCTGAAAGTATAAAGTTTCATCATGAGGCTTATGGAGGAAGATTACGACAAGACATGCATTAGGCACAACGTAGTGAAACTAGTTCCTCTGCGAGGAAATCTTTAAGGCTCGTAAAATAGTTGTACATGAAGATATGTTGTCAGCATATAGAGTTGTCAAAATCTATTATGGTTGGCAGCCACTAATGATGCATTTCTATTTAATTGATAACGTATTATTTTTGAACATAAAATAATCTTTATtgaatttcataaaaataaatatatcaattcattgaatttttaaaaaaaaaactttggactTACCCGAGAGCACTTGAATGAGATGGTAAGAGATCTCTTCCAACTTAATCAGAAATCTTGAATTCGATCCCGACCCTGGACATACAACAATGTTAAATTCTTTTGAGGAAGAACTTTATCATCCATTGCGGTCTTACCCGACTTGAAAGATTAATATCTCCTTTGTAGTTGCACGCAGAagatatctaattttttttttaaaaaaaaactttgaatgaatcactagttatccttaatattaaataaatggaTTGGACCTAaagtattaaatattttaaaagatcaAGACTAGTCGATCATTAAATTGATTATTGAATTTTCAATTGTTGTAAACTTCAAGACTCTATTAAagctttgtgtttttctctactTCAAGTCTTGTTTATCTTCAATCCAAATTTTATTTATGCTTTGtcattgttattttattttgttgattatGTATGCTTTGTCCATGAATGCTTTTTatactttgtttgtttatctgaTTGTTAAGTTTGAATAATCGATTAGGAGTTTAGGGTAATGAGGATTTCCTTGTAATAATAACCCTCATGTAGATTCCTAGATAATTTGTTACGAGAACTTTAGGAAAAACTCCAttttaatgtttttgatattaaaTATATTCAATTTCATTGCGAGAATAAGAATACCATGGATATCGCCTATACACATAAAGGGTGTAACACGATATCAAATTTTGAAACATCAAACTGTTGGATTGAGGTGGCAAAAGTGTCTCAAAGACTCCAACGGATAAAGTAATTTTTTGTTGCTCTAAAAATGGACTGTGAACAAATATTCTACGCCAACGAAAGTGGGTAGCGTAATTGTTAGACAACATGCGCGACGAAAGTGGGTGTTGTTTACTTTTTCCAACTTTCTACGATCTTAACTTTATTTTCATTACAAATTAGAGGTTTGCAAGAGGATTAGAGGCATGAATCAGAGTCATAAATTCTGATTTTTTTAATGATTCTATTTACAAAAGTACAGATCAATCACAAACCAAATTTTGATCGCTTTATTTTTACATCGGTAAAGTAAAATTCAGTATTCAACTAGTTGGTCTCTGAGGTTTGAAAAACTTTTTATATTACTTCGACATAGCCATGCACTTGTGGCATGTAAAGTTGCTGGCTCTATTGTTGGGGACCAATAGTTTTTTGTATTGACGTTCTATTTTATCACCGTATAAACTAAGGCATTTTCctgtttttatttgttatttttcctGTTGCGAGTTTATGAAAAGAGCTTGAAATATGGGAAAACTTGTTGAATCCATAAACGAGATCTAATGTTTTTTACACGTGAGGCGTTGAATTTTAAGGCAACAATAGATGGCTGAAGAGGTGGTTGACACTAAGCCTTTTAAGGACAACGCGATCCCCACTGAAGAGGAGTCACACTGTAGTATTGTCCATCCACCCTTTGCGACAAATAATTTCGAGATTAAGCTCTCCCTTGTGGACATGGTTCAGCAGATTCAATTCTCGGGATTACCGACAAAAAATCCAAACCTACACTTGTCTATCTTCGTCAAATTTTATGGCACGTTAAATTTAATGGTGTTTGCCAAAACACTATTCAACTTAgattatttcctttctccttgagataTAAAGCTCGAGCGTGGATCCAATCCTTACCTGCTAACTCCATAACAACTTAGACTCAATTAAAAGCTGCATTTCTTGCACGATATTTTCTGCCAAGTAAAACGACACAAGTGAGGACTAAAGTAAATAACTTTAGGCAAGAGGAGGGGAATCTTTGTTTGATGCTTGAGAGCATTTTAAGGATTTGTTGAGGTTCTGCTTGTTTCAGGGGCTTGAGAAGTGTCCCATTGTCCACACATTCTATAACAGTCTCCTTTACTCCACAAGAATGACCCTTGACACGGCTGCTGGTGGCGCCCTAATGAATACCTCTCATGATGTAGTCTACAACCTTATAGAGGACATGGCGAAGAACCCCCAATCATGGAGAAGCGCTTATGAAATCATGACAAAAGACCCTAAAAAGGGTGGGTTTTATGAAGTTTGTCTATTTGATCATATGAATGTCAAGGTAGACACTCTCTACCAGAAAATAGAAAAATTGAGCATTACCCTATCTACACCTGCTCCTACTACTCTTATAGCATCTGTTGCCCCAACAGTTCTTTCCTGTATGGTCTGCGAAATAAACTAGCACATCGCCTCGCCTGAGTGTATATCCAAGATAGTACTAACTATGTGAATAATAACAAGCGCGATGACCCGTATTCAAATACCTGCAATCTTGGATGGAGAGATCATtaaaaattttcttataaaataattatCCCTAGCTTGTAGCAAATCCTAGTCCTCTTGGTTTCTAAGGAGATATGAGTGGCAACACCCTTATGAAGTTCAATCTGTAAGTAATGATGGGAAATTTAATCATAATTCAGACCAAGCAGAATAATGAATTCAAAAAATAGAATCTACATATGAGTGAAGTTATAAGCTAGTGTCCAAAGTAGACTCAGTAGCTACCCACAACGAAATGTAAGAAACTCAAATCTCTCAGGTTTATTGTTCGTCCCTTTCATATCCTTTCGGGAATAGCCTGAACAAAATCCCAAGGGACATATAAATGCTATAAAAATAGGAGTTGTAAGCAAGTCGAGAGGCCTAGTGGGGAAAGTAAATAAGCACAAAAACTAGCAAACACCACCTGTAAAGGAGGTTGTTGAAGAGGAAGAGATGGGAGAGCCATATGTTACTTCTCCCTATAAACCACAAATCTCGTTTCCAAAAAGATTTGCACTGGAAAAGATAGAGACCCAATTTAGGAAATTAGTGGAGCTACTGAAAAAGTTATACATTAATGTGCCTTTCACCAAGGTCCTATCCCAAATGCCCACATATGCTAAATTCTTAAAAGACATCATTTCTAAAAATCAGAAATTAGAGGATAACGATAATGTGGCGCTCACTACTGAATATAATGCCCTAATTCATAATAAGTTGCCTCCAAAGTTAAAAAAATACAAGGAGTTTCTCAATTCCCTATGAGATAGGTACCATATCTTTGAAAGTGTTGTGTGATTAAGGGTCTAGTGTTATCCTGATACCTCTATGTGTGTGTAAAAATATAAATCTAGGTTAGATGAAACCAATCAATACCTCTTTACATCTCGCTGACATGTCGGTCAAGTATCCCATTGGTATTTTAGAGGATGTGCCCATAAGGATCATGCAACTCTATATACCCCATAGACTTTGTAATCATGGAAATAAAGGAGGACTCTAATGTCCCCATCATTCTAGGTAGGCATTTTCTAGCTACGGTTGGaaccattatttatttaagaCAGGTAGGGATGACCTTTGAAGTTGGAGAGGAAAATATTGAATTTGTGCTAGCCCAAATAATGAAAAAACATTTTGTCTCAGACTCTTGTTTTAGTCTTAATATGACTGATCAAAATGATAAAGAGGACAAATCCAAAAAGGATGAAAGTGAAAATGACTTAGTTATATTAGGTCTAGGTTCCTCTTTAAATACTACTCATCAGTCCATAGGCTTCGAAATCTTCAGCCAAATATTACTTGGTCCACAAGCTGAGAGTTGCATGACTTATGCAGAGGATCCCCTTAAGTTATCACATTCTTTTGTATTAGCTtgatcaagatgttatgacattTTGCTCAGCATCTGTCATgaaccatgttttagaaaaattattGTCAATCCTAAGGTGAATTTAGGAGTGAATTTATTGGCCAAGTCTGATAAAGATATATGAAGAATGTTTCTTATTTAGAAACAAATATTGTCCCTTGGATCAGCAATGAGCTAATCCTTATCTTGCACAAAGGCTAAATACTATGGATCAGCTGCTACGAACTGTAGAAGCCCATAACCCATCTCCTATACATATTTCTAGAGGCCTACTACGGCTTGGTGTATTAGCCGATACATACCGTAGAAGGCGTGCGACTTCTTGCTTTTATTTTCTCCGACTTTCTCTCTCTTGGCCCTATGCATtccatttgtttttcttttgtattgAACATCCTTTATTCTAATTGAACTCGAAATTTATGATAGTAATAATGAGGTTAGCCTATATAAACTCATGAATTGTATGAGGAAAACGATCATCATACCCTAGACTTTAGTTTTATCTTACAAGTTATTCCTCATACAATTCATGAGTTTATATAGGCTAACCTACTATCCGACACAtgctattatttttttgaaaaattgcattcatttttaaataaataatcaattttttaaaaagatgCAAGTATCGATAATCTTGATTTAGCTACATTCACGTATCGATAATCTTGTTTTAAGACATCATGACATAACTTTTACcctttctattttttaataaatttttttataaaaaatactcATCACTCATACAAAAAACATTAAATGAACCCATTAATTATTATGTTGGTATGATTTTAAATGTTACATTCCATTCTAGATCCATTTTATTCACCAAGAACCCTAATAGTGACACTCTCTTCAAATAATTACACAAAGTGAAGTAGTGAAGTGATACAAACTCCCACGCAGTAATAATAAAAAGAGATTAAGTCCTAATAACAAAGCGAAAATCATACGTGGCAGCTTAGGGTTCATCACAAGTCCTAAAAAAAACACCCCCTACCCTCCCCATTTTCTTTTCCCCCCAAAGACCCTACTGCAACAGTACACTCACACAACACAAACCCACCCTTCACTTCTTGACCCCTCCCCTCACTCATCACTCTCTCCAACACTTCACACCCCTCCCTCTCTCTCATAAATTCCAAACTCGTACATGGTCCCACTCACCCTCTCTTGTCGGAATCGGAACCGATGAACGCCGGCGGAGCCACCGTCATCCGATCCATCCTCGATAAACCTCTCAACCAGCTCACCGAAGATGACATTTCTCAACTCACCCGCGAAGACTGTCGCAGATTCCTCAAAGATAaaggtcctcttcttcttctttctctttctatttttcttcctctttctatttttataatacaaatatattaataaattattattttcggATTTTATCCTCTCCTGCTCCATGATTTCCGGTTTCTAAGAGCTTCCATTTTTTTCAACCCAATGGTTCTTTCTTTctctatttaatattaattaaataatcgggATGaggatttttttatttgatttgaaaataattaaaaaaaagaaaaaaatgagtgAAGAAGAAGACACGTGTTCGTACAGGGATGCGCAGGCCTTCCTGGAACAAATCTCAGGCGATCCAGCAGGTTATTTCACTCAAAGCGCTTCTTGAACCTACCGACGATGATTCTCCCGCGCCGGTTTCCTCCGCCATACACCGCCATCATCACCACCACGTTCAATCTCCTCAAGTCAGTCTCTCTGTCACTATCTCTCTTGTTTGTTTAGTTGGGAAGTTTAATTGTTGTTAATTGATGAATGTAGGTGAATTTGAGTGAAGCTCCGGTGAAGGGTTCGGATCCTGATGAGATCGGTGTTCGGGCTGTGGAAGATGTTCAGAAATCCATTTCTCCTGTTGCAGATAAACCTAATGAAACAAATGATGCTCCTGCCGGGTCTgttcttcattttattttcttttttgtgttGTCAACTTTTTTTTTGGTGGCTGGTTCTGGTTTTTGTTACTTTCTGGTTAAAAAGTATGATTTGGATGGTTGAAGTTTGGTGAGAGTGAAAAGGTGCAGGTGCTTACTAGATGAGTGTGAGTTGGATGGTTGAAATATTAAAGTTAAGCTTTcttgtttatttaattacttgTTTATATGAGTAAATTTTGTTTAGGCATTAGTTTGGAAAATTGGCACATTGTTTGTAGATTTAGGTGAAGTGGGAGATGATGATACAGATGATAGATTTTTGGTATCTGATGAAAGTGTTTGCTGAATAGGGAAGTGAAGTTGTTAGTAGAGTGGTCTTGAAAGTAGGTGTTTTTCGGTGATTTTTTATAAACATGTACATGTTTTTGGGTTTGTTGAATGTGTTTGCTGATGAATGTTTTTGGGTGATTTTTGACATCTCATGTTTAAttgttgtttttggttttcatttAATGGATGAACTTGTATATACAACAACGTCATGGCTAGATTTTAGTGCCATCAAAGTACCGACAATCTCATTCTGCTTAATTTACACTTTTCCATTTAGATATTAGCTTAGATTAGATATCATGTTTGAGATGGAAGCATGCTTTATGGAGGTGAAATATATTGAAGGTATCAATTGAAAGTAGGGGAATCTTATTTGtaattaaatgattattttatGTTAAGGATGATCACTTTGAATATTCAAGGACAAAGAATAAGTTAGAAGGACAAAGAATTAGTTAGAGGAACAATTCTACCATGAGTTTGTATTTGTTTTATATCGTGGCTTGTTTTATAGCATCAATACTTGTTTGCTAGTTCATTTGAATGGTGGATAACCAATAGGACCATGACTTCAACAATTAATGTGGTAGCAAACCATATGTTTTGTTAATGTGGAATCTCAAGGAAATGTTTCTTTCAGTTCCAATAAGTAGTAATCATGATATCCTGAAAAAAGACTTGCGCGTGAGTGCTGAATTAGCTGTTCTGCATTTATTGAAAATTTAAAACATTTCGATTCCCTTGAACTAAAACTGCACTCATGCCATTCTTTGCAAACAAAAGTCTGAACAGGGAGTGGTGAAATGTATAGAAATTTCGGTATATAGATGCATTCCATGCGAAGAGAGTGATTCAGTTACTTAAAACGCAAAATAATTTAAATCCAATAAATTTGTGTAAAACATAACTGAAGGCAAGTTGGTGTATGTTTTATATATCTTACCATCCATGTTCTTACCATTGCTTGAAAATTTGTTGTGGGCACAGAGGGTGCGCGCCTAGTGGGTCATTTGGGCAAATGACAATTTTCTACTGTGGTAAGGTGAATGTCTATGATGGAGTCTCACCGGATAAGGTAAATAAAGATGTGTCCTCTTGAAAAAATATCTTGCCATACATCAATAAAAATTTTACCTTCCAATGTAACCATGTATTTATCTGTATTTGCAGGCACAGTCAATCATGCAACTGGCTGCAAGTCCGTCCACGTTTCCTCAAGACAGTCCTTTAAATAAAAATGCAGCAGTTTGGGCTTCCTGCAGCATACCAATTGATAAGGATGCCCTCTTCCCCACTAACACAGCAATCCTTCAAGTTTCTCAAACGGGTAGGTAGCAATCGGGTAGAAAAAAATGCTTAATTTTACTTTGAAGTGCTAGTACTCTAATGTCGGCCGCAATCATGCTTTCAATTTTCAGTTCGTAATTATTTGGAACATCGACGAATTCGTTATTTTATATGATAAGCACTTGCAAAATATTATTATAGCCTTTTTTTTAGCTTTTAGATACCATTCATTTATTACTCGATGCATGATATAACACCAAGTTTTTTTTAACGGGGAAAAAATCAACGGGTTCAAGCTAATGCACGTTTTTTATCGTACTAGTGTATGCCATGTTCTATCGGTCTTTCATACATTTATTCGATCCTTTTCTGTGCCAGAGCAAAAATCATTAAGTGTGCAGGAATTGTTGTGATTGTTAAGAACAAGTTTACTATGAATACTGATTTTTGAATTAAACCTATTGAGTTCTTGTGCCTAGAAGATGACAAGCACCCGCGTTGTTATGATTGTTAAGAAAAAATTCACTGTGAGATGTGAATATTGATTTTTGAATTAAATCTATTGAGTTCTTGCGTCTAGAAGATGTACAAGCTCAACATCTTTGACTTCTTTAAAATCACGGGAACATTTATGATTTAGTATAAGTTAGGAACTTAGAGTTTTTAATTGAAGCTTTATGGTCATTCTTTCTAGATTCTAGAAGATAAACAAGCTTAACATCCTTGACTTGTTTAAAGTCTTGGTAACATTTATAAGTTAGGACCTTAGATCTTTGAATTAAAGCTGTTGTTTAAAGTCACAACAACACTCATCAGTTAGGAACTTAAGATGTTTAACTTCATAATTGGTGTTACGAATTTGGCTTTACAGATAAGATGGTGGAATATCCTCTGCAATACAGGGAGAAAGGGAGCACGCCTCGAGATGCTGGTAGGGACAATTAAGTGTTTAAATTTTTGCAGTCTGCTAGAACTTTATCTTCTGTTCTCTTTTGGCAGATTTACAGAAAATTTCTAGTAGAAAATTATTGATGGACTACTAAATGAATTTGGAGCTTCCTTTATTGAACTTCTTTTAATATGTCTTGCCGGGTCTTTTCTTTTGATTTGGCTTGTTTTTGGAGGCCTATTATTTGTTTCTTCCTTGGCATCCCAAGTCATGCTATAAATGATTTTAAGAATTAAGAAATGCAAAATTCACCCACTTGACTTAAGATTTGTCATCAATAGAACACAGTACAATACTGCTATTTTTTCTACTTTAGTTTTGGATGTCAGACCCACTTTGTAATGCATGAGCCTCACGCCTCTTTTAACAATCATGCATGTCTTCCAGTAAAACCGCTACTATTAGTCTTACAAAAAAATGAGTATTTGTAGATTTTTCAGCTCTATTAAAATATATGTAAATGTAAGTATAAATTGATCATGTGTTAGTACTGGTGCTGATTCCATTCAGCAGTTACAGTTGGGCTTTTTACTTGAAAGATTTCATGCATGTTCAAGATATGTGTGATACCAGTGCTCATACTGTGTATTTTCACTAGAGGTTGCTAGCCATTTATATATTggtaatatttatttgttttataaaagATGTAGAGGGTCAGGCAAGCAGAAAAGTGTCACTGCAGCGATATCTTGAAAAGCGAAAGGACAGGTATCTGCAGTACTAAACTGTCATCTGTTTATTGACATCAATTCCATCCCACGCTAccactttttaagttttaatgaaAACCCGCTGAATTATTTCATTACTCTGCCTTTTTAGGGGAAGACCAAAGGGAAAGAAACTGACTGGCATAACTTCATCTAACTTTGAGATGTATTTGAACCTTCCAGTGAAAGCCCACACCTCAAATGGGAACTCAAGTCGTAGTAGCACTGACTCTCCACCACAGACTAGACTGCCTCTAGTTTCCAGTGGCTCAGCTGACAACCAGCCAAAAGTTGCCCTTCCTATTGATCTGAATGATAAAGGTCAGTCACAATCTTTATTTCAACAGGAAAGAGACAATAGACCTCTCAAAGTGTATTAATCAGAGAATTTTCATAGGTGATAAATAAATCAGCTATCCTGCCTGCTATATTGATATTTAGGGGTAATATGAGAATTGTAATTGTAAACCATCTAACTAGGGTCAAtatcctctccatttctcaaagaaaatgaagagaTCCATTACTATGGTTTATGGTGTATAAATATTGTTGAAAAGTCTCATATTGGAAGAGATATGCCCTGCGCACATGTTTAAAAGTGGTGAACAGCCTCCACATTTGAAACCGATTTTGAAAGTGTTGAGCTAGGTCGGACTAAACTTTTAAGATAACTCTTTTCCAGAATTGGTGACATAATTTGGTTATTATACGCCCAAAGCCACAGTAGTAAAATTCTCCATTGGTAATAGGAATTTAGAAGATCACTACTCATATGACAAGCAGCAAAGTAGGATCAATCTTAGTTTGCAGTACTCATATATATCTTAATTAGcaaattttttactgttttaagTATTAAGTAGTTACAAGTTTACATAGGAAAGTATTTGTGATGCTGATTAAGTACTAAAGGGTGAACCTATAATTGACGAAGCACCAGATTACCAAAATATTGCTCAATATTTTCTGTCATGTGTTTATGTAACTTGTAGATGTTCAAGAATGCTAAAACTCGAGACTAGATATAGATTGCGCAGATATGGAACTTGTAGATGTTTGAAGAGAGCTGTGGGTGTATAACTGAAGAGAAGAGTCCATAGCTTCTGGGAGATTAGAGTGGTCAATTTTTATTAGCTTTAACTGCTGGGAAAATTTATTATGTTTAGGATAGTCTAGTATCCCGCCGACCTGATCAATTTTGTAATAACAGTCGTCTAGTTTCATGTCATCATTCGGGAATTTCTTGTTTCTGTAACTTCAGGTTTTTCGAGCTAGTTAAATGTAGAGTAAGGAGCAGCCATTTTCCACGGAATATGTGATATGTAATATGTAGTATAAATTCACTATGCTGCTTCCTCTTGTTAATTGTTAATAGCTTTTATGCAACCTAAACTGGACTCTTACTCTCTTGTTTTATTACTTTTGTTCCtgccattttttataatttacctaGTAGACGACATAGAGTAAGAAGAATTTTGGATTCcaagatttaaaaaaaagaaaaaaagaaaaaaaagagtaagAAGAATTTCCATGGTGATATTGTGCTTGTGAGATCAACTTTCAAGTTATGAGTGGTAGTTATAGTCATCTGCAGAGTGCAGATTTTGGGACTTGATGTTACAGTACATTTAGTGAGCAATTACTACTGTTAGACAGTGAAAATGTTATTTATTACAGTACTACTATGTAAATAGTGAGAAATGCTTTAGTCAGTGATAGTGTTGCTCATTTTGATTCTGAATGACTTAAGCACTGCCTACCATTGAATGATGTTGGTGCTTTTTTGGTAGAACAAATGTGTAAAGCTTTGTTAAGCTAGTCTGAAAAAAAAAATGCTACACATTTATAAAATAGGGTGCTCATACGTAGGTAATGTAGTGGAGCCATAATAGGATGAATTTTTAAAACTAGTAGAACATGACAAATCTAAGTTTGGAATCCTTGAGAGATATATACATTTCGTATTGAAGACAGAATTGAATTTGTCTTGAACTTATAAGGaaaaatatatattgtatttaaaCTAAAATTAGTTTTTGTATCTCTCGATTTTGAATAAttctttcatttaatttttatctcTTAGATTATTTTGAAGGGGAATTTAAATGAGAGGTTGGAGATTTGGAGATGAGCTTTCGAAACACATGATTTTTGTCTAAGCAGAAGTAAGACTAAGTATATGTAATATAAGTTCAACTAGAGTTAGAAACGTTTCTAGTTTATAGGTGAAAGTTGTACATCATATCATTCATCAAGTCCCACTTCAAATATTTTGAGTTTGTAAAACAAAAGGATGGAGAAATAGAAGGAGACTTAAACCATTGAATTCTAGTTAAATGGTTAAAATGGAGAAGGGcttcatgaattttatgtgaTGCAAAGGAAACACTCAGGTTGAaggaatttttttatcaaatcgcGGTAAAGTCTATGATATTATAGGAGACAAAATATTAGACGGTTAagaatcaaataataaaataactagCAAAGATGATGTTTCATTGGATGTGATAGATTTAGAAATGAAATATAAGATAGTGTTGGGGGAGCATTTTCCGACATCATTATCGGACACGCAGTGTTActcgaagaaagatggaaaaccTTGAGCAATGACAAGAAAAGATGAAAGGAGACATGACAAAATCCAAGGATATGTGCCCAAGATCATAACAATGCTGCAAGTCTTGactattaaatttattaatgatctaaatatttttatatatgaaaaatgatatttgtgataaaaaatatttgatttaaaaatggtatacgggagaaaatctattaatttaaatatttttatatacgaaaatttactattgatccaaatatttatttaaatgatacataaacataaataatatttatatacggaaaaaaaatctactattaatgtaaataattttatatacaaaaaatggtatttatgatctaaaaattttgattcaaattttaatcttaatttaaaataaatatattatgtaaataaatgcGCGAACCAAATCAGAACCCGTGTGTATGGACggatttgt from Vicia villosa cultivar HV-30 ecotype Madison, WI unplaced genomic scaffold, Vvil1.0 ctg.000467F_1_1, whole genome shotgun sequence includes these protein-coding regions:
- the LOC131628592 gene encoding protein TIFY 4B-like isoform X1, yielding MNAGGATVIRSILDKPLNQLTEDDISQLTREDCRRFLKDKGMRRPSWNKSQAIQQVISLKALLEPTDDDSPAPVSSAIHRHHHHHVQSPQVNLSEAPVKGSDPDEIGVRAVEDVQKSISPVADKPNETNDAPAGGCAPSGSFGQMTIFYCGKVNVYDGVSPDKAQSIMQLAASPSTFPQDSPLNKNAAVWASCSIPIDKDALFPTNTAILQVSQTDKMVEYPLQYREKGSTPRDADVEGQASRKVSLQRYLEKRKDRGRPKGKKLTGITSSNFEMYLNLPVKAHTSNGNSSRSSTDSPPQTRLPLVSSGSADNQPKVALPIDLNDKDVQEC
- the LOC131628592 gene encoding protein TIFY 4A-like isoform X3 — its product is MNAGGATVIRSILDKPLNQLTEDDISQLTREDCRRFLKDKGMRRPSWNKSQAIQQVISLKALLEPTDDDSPAPVSSAIHRHHHHHVQSPQVNLSEAPVKGSDPDEIGVRAVEDVQKSISPVADKPNETNDAPAGGCAPSGSFGQMTIFYCGKVNVYDGVSPDKAQSIMQLAASPSTFPQDSPLNKNAAVWASCSIPIDKDALFPTNTAILQVSQTDKMVEYPLQYREKGSTPRDAVKAHTSNGNSSRSSTDSPPQTRLPLVSSGSADNQPKVALPIDLNDKDVQEC
- the LOC131628592 gene encoding protein TIFY 4B-like isoform X2, whose product is MNAGGATVIRSILDKPLNQLTEDDISQLTREDCRRFLKDKGMRRPSWNKSQAIQQVISLKALLEPTDDDSPAPVSSAIHRHHHHHVQSPQVNLSEAPVKGSDPDEIGVRAVEDVQKSISPVADKPNETNDAPAGGCAPSGSFGQMTIFYCGKVNVYDGVSPDKAQSIMQLAASPSTFPQDSPLNKNAAVWASCSIPIDKDALFPTNTAILQVSQTDKMVEYPLQYREKGSTPRDAEGQASRKVSLQRYLEKRKDRGRPKGKKLTGITSSNFEMYLNLPVKAHTSNGNSSRSSTDSPPQTRLPLVSSGSADNQPKVALPIDLNDKDVQEC